The DNA region ATTATCAAGACGAGCTGATGGCTCTTCGTCAATCAGGGCGGCGATTTTCTGATCGTAACCCGGCATTGGCTCCGTTTTTGGGGCAGGGCAGCCAGGACCCGGACGTTGAGCGGCTACTTGAAGGATTTGCCTTTCTGACGGGCCGTTTGCGTCAGAAGCTGGATGATGACCTGCCTGAGTTGACCCATTCACTCATGCAGTTGTTATGGCCAAATTACATGCGGCCTCTGCCGGCGATGAGTATGTTGCAATTTGAGCCTTTGGTCGCTTGTGGCCCAGGCCTGATCGTCGAGCGTGATACCCCGGTAGAAAGTGATCCGGTAAATGGTCTGACGTGTCAGTTTCGCACCTGCTTTCCGACCGAGGTATTACCACTGCGGCTGACTCGTGTTTCCTACTCGGCAAGCGGAGAAGCTGCAACACTGGCGTTACGTCTTGAGATGACGGGCGAGGGGCATCTGGGAGAGCTGAAATCAGATCGTTTACGCCTGCATTTTGCAGGTGATCGTTATGTAAGTCAGATGCTCTATCTCGGTTTCATGCGGAAATTGAAAAACATCAGGCTATTGCTTCTTGACGGCCACAGTAAGCCGTTGGTGACAGCCGACGGGCAAACGGCTGAGTTCAGTATCTCGCCGGATAACGTAAAACCAGTCGGTTTTGCCGAGGAAGAGGCGTTGATTCCTTATCCGCTGAATACCTTTAGAGGCTACCGCTATCTGCAAGAGTATTTTTGCTTTCCGGAAAAGTTTCTATTTGTTGACGTGCATGGTCTTGACGTCATTCAGTCAATAGACAGAGAGCTGGTGACAAGGTCTCGTGGCTTTCAGTGGGTGTTCGATATGCGCTGCGAGGATATGCAGGGCCTTCGACCTACCCTCGAACATATCAAGCTGTATTGCACACCCGTGGTGAATCTGTTCAAACAGGATGCAGTGCCTATTCAGGCTGACGCGCGTCAGGATGAATATTTGTTAATGCCTGGCCATTATGGTTCAGACGGCTGCGGCGTGTATTCAGTTGATAAAGTGACTGGATGGCAGCCCGGCGGCAAGGGGTATAAGAACTATGTGCCCTTCGAATCGTTTGAACATGATCCTGCTGTTGACGTGGAAAGCAACTCTCCGTATTACAGCGTTCGCCATCGTCATTCCATACTGCAAGAAGGACTTGATACATTTCTAAGCTTCGACCTTCGTGGCGACCGGAAAAATGAAACCATCTCAATCGAATTGACCTGCACCAATCATAACCTGCCGCAAAAGATCAGGGCTGGAGGGATATGCAAGTCGTGCGACGGTACTCCAGATTTCTTGCAGTTCAGAAATATTGCACCCGTCACCAAAAGCTATGCGCCGCCCATGACCCGGGATTTTCTCTGGCGGGTCATTAGCAATATGTCACTGAATTACCTTTCGCTGGCAAGTGTGGAAGCCTTGAAAGTCATTCTTGAGACTTACGATCTGCCGCGTTATTACGACAAGAGGGCGGAGAAAGTCAGTCAGCATCTGTTAAGTGGACTCAAGGCTATCCGTCACGAGCACGTTGATCGTTTACACGATGGGCGACCGTTACGGGGGGTGAAAACCGAACTGTTTATTGCGCCTGCCGAATGTGCAGATGAGGCCAGCCTGTTTCTGTTTGCTTCAGTCCTCAATGAGTTCTTTGCGCTTTACGCCAGCTTGAATTCTTTCCATGAACTGCACGTGAAAACTGATCAGGGAGGTGGCTACGAATGGACACCACGCATGGGGCAGCAACCACTGCTTTAACCGCGCTCAGCCAGGACATACGTGAGTACTCGGTCTATCAGGCGATACCTTTGATCCTTGTGATCTTGCGCGAAATTTATCCGGATGCTGATGATGAACAACTTCATGATTTCCTCGAATTGCGAGCAAATCCGGGGCTTGGTTTCCCGGGTAGCGATATCGAGTGCATGGGTTTTTTCGAAGACCACGGGAGCCTGTATGTCCGGCTGCACCTCAATATGATGAGTCTGGTCGGAGCCGATTCGCCGTTACCGGCTTTTTATGTCGAGCAAGCGGTGGGGGAGCGAGACAAGTCTAATGCCACTCGCGATTTTCTGGACGTTTTTAATCATCGCCTGCAGAAACTGATGTTGCCTGTCTGGCGAAAGTATCGCTACCACGCCGTGTTCACCAGTGGCGCAACGGACCCGTTTTCCGAGCAACTGTTCGCGCTGATCGGTTTGCACGGTGAGCGTATCCGCGAGACGACCGAATTGAACTGGAGGCGTCTATTGCCCTATCTGGGGCTGTTGAGCCTGCGTGCACATTCCGCAGCGCTGATCGAGTCAGTGCTGCGTTATTACTTCAAGCATGCGCAGCTATTTATTGAGCAATGCGTAGAGCGTGCAGTTGAAGTCAGCGCGCCTCAGCTCAATCGTCTCGGAAAAGCCAATAGCCAGCTGGGACGTAACGCGGTACTGGGCAGCCGGGTGCCCGATCGGGGCGGAAAGTTTCGTATCCATATAAAAAAGCTCCACTGGGATCGCTTCCATGAATTTTTACCTATCGGTCCGAGTTACTTGCCATTGGGTGCTCTCGTGCGATTCACGTTGCGCGACCCTCTGGATTACGACGTCTGTCTTGAACTTCTGAATGAAGACATCAGGGATCTACGCATCGGTCAATCAAACACCTGTCGCCTGGGGTGGACCAGTTGGCTCGGGCGTGAGTATTCGCGTGGTTTGGTAACGCTCAGCAGGCCGAGTCATTAAGGACCGCACATGATTAATCCAGATCTGCAACAACTCGTAAAATCTCTTGATATGCCCACCCGCAGAGAACTTGAGGGCACCGCAGAACGCTGCGTTTCCAGAGGCAGCAGCAAGATTCTCGTAGAGGATCTGTTACTTGCACTTCTTGAGCGCCCGGAGGGAATGCTTGCCCGTGCTCTGCTTGAGGTGAATATTCTGGCTGCTGAATTTGCAGGCTTTCTGTTTCCTCCCGTCGAGCAATGCGCTGACGGTACCCCGGTATTTTCTACCGAACTTGTTCAATGGCTTCAAGATGCCTTATTGATTTCTACTCTGGATCTGCGGCAAAGCCATATTGATCAGGCTGCGCTGATCCTGGCATTGCTGCGTAATCCATTGCGTTACGCGGACCGCCCCTATCAGCCATTGCTGGCAAAGATCAATATTGAACGCTTCCGCGACTACGCCCTGGCTGAGCAAATATCTGGCGTAACGAAGCACACTGTCGAGCAATGTGAATCACTGCTCGAACGCTTCACTCATAATCTGACACAGCAGGCCAGAGACGGGTTGCTCGATCCAGTGTTGTGTCGTGATGACTGCATGCGCCAGATGGTCGACATACTGGCTCGACGACGCAAGAACAATCCGATCGTGGTAGGTGAGGCGGGCGTTGGAAAAACAGCGATTGTTGAAGGACTGGCGCTTAGAATCGTTCATGGAGAAGTCCCTCAACTTTTGAAAGACGTTGAGCTACTGTCTCTGGATATGGGGTTGCTCCAGGCCGGTGCCAGTATAAAAGGTGAGTTCGAGCGTCGTCTGAAGGGGATTATCGACGAGATCAAGGCATCGTCTACGGCTATCATTCTGTTCATTGATGAAGCCCACACACTGATCGGGGCGGGAGCCCAGGCTGGCGGCGCAGACGCGGCCAATCTCTTGAAGCCGGCGCTGGCGCGTGGGGAGTTGCGCACCATTGCAGCGACTACCTGGGCGGAGTACCGGCAATACTTCGAAAAAGATCCGGCGCTTGCACGTCGTTTCCAGCCCGTTCGTGTGCTGGAGCCCTCTGTGGAACAGGCCATCACCATTCTGCGTGGGCTAGCCCGGCTCTATGAACGGAGCCATGGTGTCTATTTACGTGATGACGCTGTCGTTGCCGCTGCCCGGCTCTCGGCACGCTATTTATCCGGACGACAACTTCCTGATAAAGCTGTCGATCTGCTTGATACTGCATGCGCACGTGTGCGGATCAGCCTGGTCGCCGCGCCTGAACGTCTGGAGTGTCTGCGAGGCGAGCTGGCTGAGCAACAGAGACACTTTGATGCGGTACAACGTGATGTCGATGCCGGAATGTCGGTTGATGCCAACGTTTTGAATGGATTGTCGTCCAGCCTCTCAAGGATCAAGACGGAAGTTGCCGCGCTGGAGTGCATATGGGCTGACCAACAGACCCTGGCTAACCAGCTGCTCGATCTACGCCAGCAATTGGCCAACCGAAAATTGCAACAACACTCTTCGCCCGTCCAGCACAGTAAATCCACCGAAGCACTGACGTCCGAATTAGCCAGGATTCAACAAACGCTGATCAGTGCACAGGTAAACGACCGCCTTGTCAGTTATGAAGTCTGCCCGAGGCTGGTAGCGGAAGTGGTTAATGCCTGGACAGGTATTCCGCTTTCACAGCTGGTACAGGAACACAGCTCCAGGATTGCCGGCTTCTCATCCGGAATGCGTGGGCGTATCCGGGGGCAGGAGCAGGCGATACAGGCCATCGAAAGATCGGTGAGGGCATCGGCAGCGGGGTTGAATGCGCCAGGTGCACCGACAGGTGTATTCCTTCTGGTAGGCCCCAGCGGTGTAGGCAAGACCGAAACAGCTATCGCCCTGGCTGATCTGTTATACGGCGGCGAGCGATTTATGACGACGATCAACATGTCCGAGTTTCAGGAAAAACACACGGTCTCTCGTTTGATCGGTGCGCCTCCCGGTTATGTCGGCTATGGCGAGGGTGGCATGTTGACAGATGCTGTTCGACAAAAGCCCTATTCAGTGATTCTCCTGGATGAAGTGGAAAAAGCTGATCCGGATGTATTGAATCTGTTTTATCAGATATTCGATAAAGGCGTAGCCAACGACGGAGAGGGCAGGGAAATCGATTTTCGCAACACGCTTATCCTGATGACCTCCAACCTGAGCAGTGATTTGATTCATGCGAGCTGTATGGACGGACGCCGCCCGGATGCCGAAGAGCTTGAAGCAAAGATAAGGCCGGTACTCACTGCACATTTCAAACCGGCATTGCTGGCCAGAATGCGTGTAGTGCCTTATTACCCCGTTGACGGTGAAGTGCTTCAGGAACTGCTTGAGCTTAAGCTGAATCGTCTTGGAGAGAGACTCGAGTCCAGTGGACTGACCTTCAGTTATTCGCAGCAGTTGACACGTCATTTACTTGAACGCTGCACTCAACGCGATAGCGGCGCCAGGCTGATCGATCATTTGTTGGAGTCGTGCGTGACCCCGCTCATAACGGACCATTTGCTCAGTGCCATGAGCACTGACGCTACCGTTTCCGCAGTTCACGCAACGCTGGATAGCTCCGGCAGTATTGTCTGTGAGTTCGAATAAGATGGTATCGCCCTTGAATTCGCCACAGGACCCGCTGAGTTACGCGCAGACATTGATTTCGCATTACTCACTCCTCGCGCAGGCAGCCGACAGCCAGTCGCTGTTGAATGATTTCGCGAGATCCGCTGCGACGCTCAGCGACTGTGACGCGAGCCAGATTTTCCTGCTTGATGAGGGCCGCAAAGGTCTCTGTCTTGCGGCAGAAATCATGGATGACGTCATTCAGGACAACACAAAAAAAGTTTCTCTGGATGACTACCGTGATCAGCCTTTATTAACGCTCAGTCTGCTTCAAAACGAGGTTGTCAGCATTCCGCAAGTCGGCAGCAGCCTTTACGACACCGGCTTTTTGCCTGCCCGAGCTCAAGGATGGAAATCACTGTTGTGCACGCCGTTGCTCAGTCGTGAGAAATCGACCGTAGGGCTACTGATCTGCGTGAGTGGACATACTCAAGATCTGGGGGTGCATGCCGAATCGTTAGGCGCATTGGGCGCGTTCGTTATCTCGCAATTGTCTTTGATGGGGCTATCAGACAAGCCAGCAGATACGTTGCCTCGCTCGCGCAAGCGCGTTTCACAGGCCGCGCATTATGGCCTCACGGGAAGCAGCACGGCGCTGGGCCGCACAGCCCATCTACTGAGCAAGATTCTGGACAGCACCTGTACGGTATTGCTTACCGGCGAGACCGGGACTGGCAAGGAAGTCGTGTCTCGTGCCATCCATGAGCATGGGCCTCGTCGCGAGAGTGCGTTCGTTGTGCAGAACTGCGCTGCATTTCCAGAGGCACTTCTGGAAAGCGAGCTGTTTGGTTACCGCAAAGGTGCGTTTACCGGTGCCGATCGTGATCGACGCGGGCTGTTTGATGCTGCCCATGGCGGTACGCTTCTGCTCGATGAAATTGGCGATATGCCCATGCTATTGCAAGCAAAGCTCCTGCGGGTATTACAGGAAGGAGAGATTCGTCCGCTAGGTTCTAACGACGTCCGCAAGGTCGATGTGCGAATCATTGCGGCAACCCATCGGGATCTTCCGACACTGATTGCAGAAGGTCGCTTTCGTGCAGATCTTTACTACCGGCTTGCTCAGTTTCCCATTGAACTTCCCCCGTTACGTCAGCGTGTAGAGGACATCGAGCTATTGGCCAGGCATTTTTCCGACAAGGCCTGCCTTGATGCCAAGCGAGCTCCGGTGCAATGGTCAGAGGCAGCATTGAGCGCTCTTTCCGGATATGCGTTCCCTGGCAACATCCGCGAGCTGAAAGGGTTTGTCGAACGGGCGGTACTTCTATGTGAAGGCGCAGAGCTGATGCTGGAGCACTTCCCCATCGCCATCACTGCAACGAGCGATCCCGAGCGTCTGACGCTACGTGAACGCATTGAGCAGTTCGAGCGCAGTGTGCTGCTTGAGTGTTTAAGTGACCACTCCGGCAACCGGAGTCGTGCGGCGCGTACATTGGGGGTCTCGCGGCGCACTTTGCTTTATCGCCTGACCCATCTGGACGTCCCTGCCAACTATGGACGACGCAATTAACCGCTGACACATGCCGCCTGTTTAATCCTTTTACTGGAGATTTCTATCCATGAGCTTTCATTGTTGGCGCATTTTACTTTTTGCGCTTGTCGCGCTGCTTTGCCTGCCGGGATGTAGTGGTCATTTTAAATTCAGCGATGATCAATATCGAGCCCTGGGTAATCCAGAGCCGGTCAGTCGCGATCTATAACCATGGTTAAAGGATCTGCGCATGGATCAACTCATCAAAACAGGTCATCCGGCAGGTCTTGAACAGGCGTGCCGGGCAGTGGGTGAACTTGCTTCTTTAATCGAAGACCACCGCGATCATCGACAGCTTTCAGATTGCGTGGGCATTGAAGGTGATTATTTTCTCTTGCCGCAATATGTCGTGCCGCCAGCGCCTTCTGCGTCCTCTCAGCCTGAATGCGTTGTCGGTGTGTTCTGGGAACAGTTTGGTGATGCGCTGGGTGTTGAGCTTACTTCAGTCGACCCGGCCACTCGCGAAGCGTGTGCTGTAAAGATCGCCCGACTGTTCAAGCGTTGTATGGGCGGACTGCAGCAAAGTTTGAACCTGCGAGACGAGATCGCAGCTGAACTGCGCTCGAACCTCCCTGACATTACCCACCAAAGTGTCGGCGTATTCAAGGCCGCAACGAGCGAGGCACTGATCGACAGCCTGCTGGACGATGAGCCGGCCGATCTCGTGACTGAGGGCGTCATCGCTCGGGCATTCCGCGAGCTTCAGGCCCACGAGGCTGCGATGCTGGCAGGTTGTCGGGTAATGGCGCAGGCGACGCTTGAGCATTTCTCGCCTCAGCAACTTGGCTGGCAATTTGAGCGCGACCGCGGCAGGCCCTGGCTACTTACCGACGGCCGCCAGTGGCGTGACTATGTGCGACACCACCAGTCTCTGGAGGGGAGTGGTCAGTGGGGTGAGCACTTGCTTGCCCGCAACTTCGGGCCTGCCTATGAACAACAGTTCCTTTTGATCACTGCTTTCTACCAAGACTTACAGGAATGACACCCATGGTTTTTTATTTCGTCCGGTTGAGCGGGTTACTGCTGTTGCTCGCACTGACCGGTTGCTCGACTCTCTCGCCTTACTCCACGCAAACCCGTCTGGATATTAGTCTGCGCGCAGACAATCAGCTTAATCCTGATTTAAACGGCAGGCCCTCGCCGATTGTTCTGACGTTACTTGAACTCAAACGACCTGTAACGTTCGAGAGTATGGACTTCTTCTCACTGTATCAACGTACCGATCAGGTGCTGGCCAGGGACCTGGTTGCCAGTGAAGAGTTTGAACTTCGTCCGGGTGACAGTATTGATCTGAAGCTGAAACTGGATGAGGGCAGTCATTATATCGGCGTGCTGGCAGCTTATCGCAACCTGCCGGAAACCCGGTGGCGTCATGTGATTAAGGTCATACCCGGGCAGCAGAATCGTGCTGTTTTCGTGCTGGGTGAGTCCGGTCTCTACCCGGCAGGCAGCCTGGACAATGCAGGAAATCCGATATGAATTCACACAAGGTTATCTGGCAGGAAGGCATGCTGCTGCGTCCCCAGCACTTTCAACATAATGATCGTTATTACGATCATCAACTCCGGGTGCGTACGCAACTGGCAGGGGCGTACAACTGGGGTTTTACAACGCTGGAAATTGACCCGCAATTTCTCGGCTCCGGACAGATCGTGCTTGCACAGGCATCGGGCATCTTGCCGGATGGCAGCGTCTTCGACATACGTGACCGTGACATGCCGCTGGCGCTGGATATACCGGCGAATACTTCAGGCATTTCGGTATACATTGCGCTGCCGATAGTGGCCGGCAACTGCATTGAGGCGCGCAGTCATGAGCAATCTGACGTGGTGGCACGTTTTACCGCTTATGCAGCCAGCATCTCGGATTCAAACGCGGGAGAACACGGTTCCACATCGGTTTTTTGCGCGCGCCCGGAATTTCGCTTGCTGCTCGATGAGCCACGGGGTGAGCACGCCTACGCGATGCTCAAGCTGTGTCATGTTCAGATGTGCAGCCCGGACAAGGCAATAACACTGGATGCGAATTTTTCGCCCACGTTCATCAACGCTGGCGGTGCTCGCTACTTGATGTCCTGTCTCAAGGAAGTTGTAAGCCTGCTTGGGCACCGAGGGGAGGTGATTGCCGAGCGTATCGGTTCGCATGGCCAGGCAAGCGGGGCGCAAGTGGGCGATTTCATGATGCTGCAACTGGTCAATCGCAACGCGCTGGTACTCCAACACTACCTCCATACCGGGCATGTCCACCCCGAAGAGCTGTATCGGGTATTGCTGGGTCTGCTGGGCGAGTTGTCGACTTTTGCCGATGATAGCAGGCGACCGCAGCTTG from Pseudomonas syringae includes:
- a CDS encoding sigma 54-interacting transcriptional regulator; the protein is MVSPLNSPQDPLSYAQTLISHYSLLAQAADSQSLLNDFARSAATLSDCDASQIFLLDEGRKGLCLAAEIMDDVIQDNTKKVSLDDYRDQPLLTLSLLQNEVVSIPQVGSSLYDTGFLPARAQGWKSLLCTPLLSREKSTVGLLICVSGHTQDLGVHAESLGALGAFVISQLSLMGLSDKPADTLPRSRKRVSQAAHYGLTGSSTALGRTAHLLSKILDSTCTVLLTGETGTGKEVVSRAIHEHGPRRESAFVVQNCAAFPEALLESELFGYRKGAFTGADRDRRGLFDAAHGGTLLLDEIGDMPMLLQAKLLRVLQEGEIRPLGSNDVRKVDVRIIAATHRDLPTLIAEGRFRADLYYRLAQFPIELPPLRQRVEDIELLARHFSDKACLDAKRAPVQWSEAALSALSGYAFPGNIRELKGFVERAVLLCEGAELMLEHFPIAITATSDPERLTLRERIEQFERSVLLECLSDHSGNRSRAARTLGVSRRTLLYRLTHLDVPANYGRRN
- the tssF gene encoding type VI secretion system baseplate subunit TssF, whose protein sequence is MSFNHYYQDELMALRQSGRRFSDRNPALAPFLGQGSQDPDVERLLEGFAFLTGRLRQKLDDDLPELTHSLMQLLWPNYMRPLPAMSMLQFEPLVACGPGLIVERDTPVESDPVNGLTCQFRTCFPTEVLPLRLTRVSYSASGEAATLALRLEMTGEGHLGELKSDRLRLHFAGDRYVSQMLYLGFMRKLKNIRLLLLDGHSKPLVTADGQTAEFSISPDNVKPVGFAEEEALIPYPLNTFRGYRYLQEYFCFPEKFLFVDVHGLDVIQSIDRELVTRSRGFQWVFDMRCEDMQGLRPTLEHIKLYCTPVVNLFKQDAVPIQADARQDEYLLMPGHYGSDGCGVYSVDKVTGWQPGGKGYKNYVPFESFEHDPAVDVESNSPYYSVRHRHSILQEGLDTFLSFDLRGDRKNETISIELTCTNHNLPQKIRAGGICKSCDGTPDFLQFRNIAPVTKSYAPPMTRDFLWRVISNMSLNYLSLASVEALKVILETYDLPRYYDKRAEKVSQHLLSGLKAIRHEHVDRLHDGRPLRGVKTELFIAPAECADEASLFLFASVLNEFFALYASLNSFHELHVKTDQGGGYEWTPRMGQQPLL
- the tssG gene encoding type VI secretion system baseplate subunit TssG, whose translation is MDTTHGAATTALTALSQDIREYSVYQAIPLILVILREIYPDADDEQLHDFLELRANPGLGFPGSDIECMGFFEDHGSLYVRLHLNMMSLVGADSPLPAFYVEQAVGERDKSNATRDFLDVFNHRLQKLMLPVWRKYRYHAVFTSGATDPFSEQLFALIGLHGERIRETTELNWRRLLPYLGLLSLRAHSAALIESVLRYYFKHAQLFIEQCVERAVEVSAPQLNRLGKANSQLGRNAVLGSRVPDRGGKFRIHIKKLHWDRFHEFLPIGPSYLPLGALVRFTLRDPLDYDVCLELLNEDIRDLRIGQSNTCRLGWTSWLGREYSRGLVTLSRPSH
- the tssJ gene encoding type VI secretion system lipoprotein TssJ encodes the protein MVFYFVRLSGLLLLLALTGCSTLSPYSTQTRLDISLRADNQLNPDLNGRPSPIVLTLLELKRPVTFESMDFFSLYQRTDQVLARDLVASEEFELRPGDSIDLKLKLDEGSHYIGVLAAYRNLPETRWRHVIKVIPGQQNRAVFVLGESGLYPAGSLDNAGNPI
- a CDS encoding type VI secretion system-associated FHA domain protein, translated to MDQLIKTGHPAGLEQACRAVGELASLIEDHRDHRQLSDCVGIEGDYFLLPQYVVPPAPSASSQPECVVGVFWEQFGDALGVELTSVDPATREACAVKIARLFKRCMGGLQQSLNLRDEIAAELRSNLPDITHQSVGVFKAATSEALIDSLLDDEPADLVTEGVIARAFRELQAHEAAMLAGCRVMAQATLEHFSPQQLGWQFERDRGRPWLLTDGRQWRDYVRHHQSLEGSGQWGEHLLARNFGPAYEQQFLLITAFYQDLQE
- the tssH gene encoding type VI secretion system ATPase TssH, with protein sequence MINPDLQQLVKSLDMPTRRELEGTAERCVSRGSSKILVEDLLLALLERPEGMLARALLEVNILAAEFAGFLFPPVEQCADGTPVFSTELVQWLQDALLISTLDLRQSHIDQAALILALLRNPLRYADRPYQPLLAKINIERFRDYALAEQISGVTKHTVEQCESLLERFTHNLTQQARDGLLDPVLCRDDCMRQMVDILARRRKNNPIVVGEAGVGKTAIVEGLALRIVHGEVPQLLKDVELLSLDMGLLQAGASIKGEFERRLKGIIDEIKASSTAIILFIDEAHTLIGAGAQAGGADAANLLKPALARGELRTIAATTWAEYRQYFEKDPALARRFQPVRVLEPSVEQAITILRGLARLYERSHGVYLRDDAVVAAARLSARYLSGRQLPDKAVDLLDTACARVRISLVAAPERLECLRGELAEQQRHFDAVQRDVDAGMSVDANVLNGLSSSLSRIKTEVAALECIWADQQTLANQLLDLRQQLANRKLQQHSSPVQHSKSTEALTSELARIQQTLISAQVNDRLVSYEVCPRLVAEVVNAWTGIPLSQLVQEHSSRIAGFSSGMRGRIRGQEQAIQAIERSVRASAAGLNAPGAPTGVFLLVGPSGVGKTETAIALADLLYGGERFMTTINMSEFQEKHTVSRLIGAPPGYVGYGEGGMLTDAVRQKPYSVILLDEVEKADPDVLNLFYQIFDKGVANDGEGREIDFRNTLILMTSNLSSDLIHASCMDGRRPDAEELEAKIRPVLTAHFKPALLARMRVVPYYPVDGEVLQELLELKLNRLGERLESSGLTFSYSQQLTRHLLERCTQRDSGARLIDHLLESCVTPLITDHLLSAMSTDATVSAVHATLDSSGSIVCEFE
- the tssK gene encoding type VI secretion system baseplate subunit TssK is translated as MNSHKVIWQEGMLLRPQHFQHNDRYYDHQLRVRTQLAGAYNWGFTTLEIDPQFLGSGQIVLAQASGILPDGSVFDIRDRDMPLALDIPANTSGISVYIALPIVAGNCIEARSHEQSDVVARFTAYAASISDSNAGEHGSTSVFCARPEFRLLLDEPRGEHAYAMLKLCHVQMCSPDKAITLDANFSPTFINAGGARYLMSCLKEVVSLLGHRGEVIAERIGSHGQASGAQVGDFMMLQLVNRNALVLQHYLHTGHVHPEELYRVLLGLLGELSTFADDSRRPQLEGEYQHSDQGATFQRVMLALRQMLSMVLEQHAQELELQPRQYGVLVSPRVDRELLGAASFVLAARAHCDAEELRLRLPSHLKVGSVESIRELVGLHLPGIRLRPLPVAPRQIPFHAARTYFILDIDDHEQAEIDQSGGFAFHVSGEFSGLELQFWAIRN